Within Streptomyces sp. NBC_00704, the genomic segment TCGGTGGAGCCGAAGTGGATACGGCCCTCCGCGACCGCCGGGGCCCCCACGATGTCGCCGCCCGCCTGGAAGCGCCACTTGGGCGTGCCGGTGACCGCGTCCAGGGTGTAGAGCCCCTTGCCGCTGCCCACGTGGACATGGCCGGCGGCGACCAGCACGGGGTCGACGCAGGAGCGGGCCTCGGTGGCGATGCGCCAGCGGTCGCGGCCGTCGGTGGCGTCGATGGCGTACACCGTGCCGAGGTAGTCGGCGAGGTAGACACCGCCGCCGGTGACCGCGGGGCCGGGGACGAAGGCGGGCGGGGACAGGAAGACCGCGGGCGCCTCGAAGTGCCAGCGCACCCGGCCGCTCGCGATGTCGACGGCGAGGACGCGGGTGCCGGCCGAGACGTAGACGTAGCCGTCGGGGGCGGGGGTGACGCGCACCGGGACGCCGCCGCAGGAGGCCGTGTCGCCGATGGGGTACGCCCAGCGCTCCTCGCCGGTGCGGGCGTCCAGGGCTCTCAGCCGGGCGTCCTGCCAGACGAAGACGGTGCCCTCGTGCAGGACCGGTCCGGCCTCCGGGGACTCGAAGTCGGTCTGGCAGCCGGAGATCTCCCAGAGCTTGTGCCCGCTGGAGGCCTCCCAGCCCTGCACCCCGCCGCCGCGCGTGCCGGTGACGACCGTGCCCCGCTCGGCCTTGAGCGAGTACACCCAGGCCTCGGTCGACAGCCGCCACAGATCGGCGCCCTCGCGGGCGTCCAGGGCGAACAGCGTGGGCCCGTCGGAGGCGTGCACGCGGCCGTCGGCGACCGCCATCGACCAGGCCACGTCGCGAGTCTTGAACCGGCGCCGGCCGGTCGCCACGTCCAGGGCGTGCACCTCGAAGGAGGTGACGTACACGAGGTCGCCCGCCACCGACGGGGTCCCCCACACGTCGTTCGACATGCGGAAACGCCAGGGCCGCCAGCCCGCCGGGGTCTCCGCGGGCGCGCCCTGCGTGGCCGGGAGGGCCGTGTCGGCGCCGTTGACGCCGGGGTGCAGCCGCGACCAGTTGGCGACCAGTCCCGGCTCGGCGAGCGGCGCCTTGACGGCGGCCGTCGCGCGCACGTCGGCGACGCGCGGGCCGGGCCCGATCGGCACGGCCGCGCCGGCCAGCCGGACCGGACCGGTGTCGGGGGCGCCGACGGCCACGGGCGGCTGGGCCGGCCGGGCCAGCACCACCGGATCGTGCGACGGTGGGGGCGGCACATGGCCCCGGCCCAGCCCCACGCCGCCGCCACCGCCGCCGCTGCGCGGGCTGACGGGGGCGGGCTTGGCCGCACGGCCGCCGCGGCGCGTCTCGATGAGGGTGACCGCCTTCTCGGGCAGCCACGCCGACGCCGTACCGCTGTCGTCGGAGCCGGAGCCGAAGAGGTGGGGGGCGAGCTGGGCCTGGAGATCGGCGGGGTTGGGGCGGGCCGTGGCGTCCATCTGCATGCAGGACTCGATGAGCGGGCGCAGCTCGTCGGGCAGGCCCTCCAGGTCCGGGCCCTCGCGCAGCAGCATGAAGACCGTCTCGACCGGGTTCGCGCCGTGGAAGGGCGGGTGGCCGGTGGCGGCGAAGACGAGCATCGAGCCGAGCGAGAAGACGTCGCTCGCGCCGGTCACGCTGCGCGAGTCCTTCGCCTGCTCGGGCGACATGTAGGCGGGGGTGCCGACGGCCACGTTCGTCATGGTCAGACGGGTGTTCGAAACACCGGACGCGAT encodes:
- a CDS encoding outer membrane protein assembly factor BamB family protein, translated to MVDQLTQHDPRRIGPFEVLGRLGAGGMGLVYLARSASGRRVAIKTVRTELAEDQLFRVRFTREVEAARAVSGFYTAAVVDADPRAAVPWLATAYVPAPSLEEIVNECGPMPAQAVRWLAAGVAEALQSIHGAGLVHRDLKPSNVLVVEDGPRVIDFGIASGVSNTRLTMTNVAVGTPAYMSPEQAKDSRSVTGASDVFSLGSMLVFAATGHPPFHGANPVETVFMLLREGPDLEGLPDELRPLIESCMQMDATARPNPADLQAQLAPHLFGSGSDDSGTASAWLPEKAVTLIETRRGGRAAKPAPVSPRSGGGGGGVGLGRGHVPPPPSHDPVVLARPAQPPVAVGAPDTGPVRLAGAAVPIGPGPRVADVRATAAVKAPLAEPGLVANWSRLHPGVNGADTALPATQGAPAETPAGWRPWRFRMSNDVWGTPSVAGDLVYVTSFEVHALDVATGRRRFKTRDVAWSMAVADGRVHASDGPTLFALDAREGADLWRLSTEAWVYSLKAERGTVVTGTRGGGVQGWEASSGHKLWEISGCQTDFESPEAGPVLHEGTVFVWQDARLRALDARTGEERWAYPIGDTASCGGVPVRVTPAPDGYVYVSAGTRVLAVDIASGRVRWHFEAPAVFLSPPAFVPGPAVTGGGVYLADYLGTVYAIDATDGRDRWRIATEARSCVDPVLVAAGHVHVGSGKGLYTLDAVTGTPKWRFQAGGDIVGAPAVAEGRIHFGSTDHLLYTLKADDGRLRWKLATGGEITGSPVVRDGVVYACSKDRCVYALDAEKGTGTARTA